The DNA region TCTGATTTCTTTACTTTTGAACTTGACATGTGTTTTGCAGTGTGAGGGATTGGACCGAGACTTATGGAactgttttcattttttttttctcagatcAAGCTGCCACTTCTATAATCAGAGAGATCATCATGAAATCGTTTGCCGGCAGGGCTAACATTTTGGTCATTTCTGGAAACTATCATGTGATGGATGCGATTAACCAATGGAGAAGGGATACCTTTATGATGTTGGCCCTACCTGAAAGCTCCCCGTCACTAAGCTTCTACGACTGTGCCAACGTGACTTGGCTTTGGACTTCGGAAGATCCTGAGAGAGCTGCTGCTACTATGGTTAATGGAGGTGGACCTATCCCTCCTGTCCCCAGTGTTAGAGGTATAGTAATCTAATATGTTTTGTAGTTTGTAATAGTATCTCCCAACAAAACTTCTAacgttttcgttttttttttcttttttgcaggATGAGCTAAATAGTATGGTGGTATGTATAACATGAGCTATTAGTAATATCATCTGTTTTTAGTTCCAGACTCTGTTTTGCTGCGTTGTTTTAGTTTTAGACTCTCTCTTTAGTTGCTTTGTTGTTTTAACATCATCTAACTAATATGACTTTTGAGTAATATTGTAGTATTTAGCTTCTGTCTTTCTTTTTGCTGTGTGTGTTTAAAGCATTGAGGAGATGGTGGGTTTGTCTGCTTTTGCAGCAACAACCCTTTGTTCTTCATGTTCACTTGTTTAAGAGCAAAATTGATGTTCTCATCATTATTCACTCTCCTTATCAAAATCCAAGCTTAGTTACTGTTGTTATGCACAACTCTTTTTGGCTGTACCAATcttattcatataaatatgttagTAATTAgctttttatttacataaatcTTCAATCACAACATTTGTTTCTGCTTTTATATTTGGGATGATGCATACAATTCTTTTAATAATCTCTCACACAACTGCACCAACCCAAAAAACAAGAAGCTGTTTTAGGTCACCACTGAAGAAAGATATACGTAGAGGCTACCTATTAATTGTTACAAATATTTACCTGTTTATATATAGATTTGGATCACCATATGGTTTTCTTTGTTCAATCACATTTCAGCGATGGGATTATCTCAAATACCTGCACCGTTAATGATAACCCGCCTTGCCTCGGATCGCTTTTAACTGAAGCAACATCAGTTCTCACCACTTAAATTACTTGCAACTTCTCAAGTAACAGATAAGACAGCAAGAAGAGAGCAAAAGACTCTCACCATTGTGTGTTTTTTTCTGTACGTAGAAACCCATCTCCATGaagattgttttttattttctccaaAACATCAGTGGCTAACCTATTTGACATGAATCTTATCTGCCTCTCTGATACTGTCTGAGTCAGCGCACATAGTAAAACATATCTTTGTTGTGAGAAAATAACAATCTTGAAACAGGGTAAATGAAGACAAGAATGTATTGTTTAcctggtgttcaaaaaaaaaaatgtattgtttACCTCTGTCTCAAACAAACCTGAGAGGTCTAGAAACAGTGAGATTCATATCAGCTGAAAGGCGTTGATGACGGTTGGCGAATCATGGCTCTTCCCTTcattataaataacaaaaaagacAAGACTTTGAGATATAGGAAATGCTCATCGATCCAAATGCATAGGAACACAAACATGATGAGAGGCAACAGATTCTTACATCTTCTTCGGTTGAGGATGAATCATCTTCCGGCAATAACAATGAGCTGTATTCTTCAAAAGAATATAAACTAAACTATGTAAAacatttactctataaataaagagaaaataagAGTGAAGTTTAAGCttattttactccaaaattttatttagaatataaaatagaGTAGAGTTGGAGATGCCTTTATGCaagttataaaataatgtataattcaaatattttccaTAAAACTATGCAATAACTACGTCATGTTGTGTTTGGAacgtttttggttttttttaagATGAGGCAATGGCGAATATGATttatgttatgaatattgtgtgatgtctagtatggaatgttctaggtttacttgttccctactctaAGTttcttgttccctactccaagttttTAGACTTGGTCTTCAAgctatgtaatcctatataaggaactcattactcatggaataagACAACACATCTCATTCTTTCACAAACAAAGCatccgatctctctctctctctctctctctggttcgattagttcttaagcaagaacactaggattagaacacgttatcagcacgatcttGCTCAAGATCAACCAACTCGGAGACCATCATAAACCCTAGCCGCCGCCAACCACTTCTATCTCTAAGATCTTTTACATTCAGTTGTTTCTTAGATCTTAAACTAATCATACTTTGAAtcctttctttgtttgattgattaaggtttctaagaaaggaaccaaggagaagaaTCGGCAAAGTAAAATGTTAgatctcaaaaccctaatttttactTACAGCTCAAGTTTTATTTTCGGTTTcatctttcttatttttgaatccgattttaaaagttgatctagttcttgtttaaaaacttataaatcgattttataaaatcttataaactcTATTAGATCATATTTGATCAGATCCGAaattctaaacctaaaccctaaaatttcggatctcaaaaccctaaaatccctcataactttagttttgtattagACAACAAGCGATACCCCtttttaaggatgacacgctatatgtctaaATCAAAACATAAGTATATGTTTAACCAAAACTTAAAATCTGATTTGAATCTTTAAAATCTAATCCTTAAAGTTAATATCAGATTAAAAGGAAATTTAAATCATAAGAAAATTTCAAGCATGTAATAACATGACTTTCATTTTGTATaagacaacaagtgataccccttatTAAAGGATGATACGCTATATgtctaaaacaaaattagtcTTATGTTTCCacattttttttgatcaatgatCCACACCATTGTGTGGTTAGATCTTGAATTTTTAGTCAATGATCCATACTACTTAGTATGGCTAGACAATAAGGTCAATGATAGACCATGGTCGATGATGTGTACCTTCCGGTACGACTAGACCACAGGCCGTATTGGTCGATGAGATACCTTCCGGTACAGCTAGCCCACAGGCTGCATGAGTCAATGAAGTGTACCCTAGCTACGACCAAGACCATGCTCTCATCCatcttatttttaaaagcaAGTTGATGGatgaattataagaaaataaaattttctaaaagacCTAAAcaatctgatttttattttcagatgGCCAAAATCACAAACTTGGACTTTGCACCTCTAAGTGTAAGGGGTGACAATTATCTCCAATGGGCATTAGACGTTGAGATCTCTCTTGGAGCCAAAGGCCTAGAGCAGTGCATCGTTCCCCAGAATAAAGCTACTAAGAAAGAGAACTCTCAAACCCTCATGATCATCCGTCATCACATTGAAGAGAGCTTAAAAGCTCAATACCTCACAGTAAGTGATCCATACGAGTTATGGAAAGAGCTTAAGATGAGGTATGACCACCAGAAGACTTTGATTCTTCCGGGTGCCACCTATGAGTGGACTCATCTCAGGATTCAAGACTTTAAGTCTGTGAATGATTACAACTCAGCCT from Raphanus sativus cultivar WK10039 chromosome 8, ASM80110v3, whole genome shotgun sequence includes:
- the LOC108818889 gene encoding uncharacterized protein LOC108818889 yields the protein MSSSTSGVAVIWDYQYYWIPHGYDLRNLKTSIETALKRCNPDFFIEGKLTAVGTATGDKHQAIAMLPDDIELSPMPDYHTRGPGRDLADQAATSIIREIIMKSFAGRANILVISGNYHVMDAINQWRRDTFMMLALPESSPSLSFYDCANVTWLWTSEDPERAAATMVNGGGPIPPVPSVRG